A single genomic interval of Sphingobacteriales bacterium harbors:
- a CDS encoding transposase has protein sequence MKRTWTGEEKEAILKDVEKPGIVIGCRKHGIYAKT, from the coding sequence ATGAAAAGAACATGGACAGGAGAAGAAAAAGAGGCAATTCTGAAAGATGTAGAGAAACCCGGGATTGTTATTGGCTGCCGTAAACATGGGATTTATGCCAAAACT